In the Anastrepha obliqua isolate idAnaObli1 chromosome 1, idAnaObli1_1.0, whole genome shotgun sequence genome, one interval contains:
- the LOC129253139 gene encoding pancreatic triacylglycerol lipase-like: MLEELEKQEEMEGHLSTVPVTFYLYTNLNPSKGQKISESASSIRSSNFDASNPTRFVIHGWTQSYTSGMNKDIRAAWLARGKYNVIVVDWARARSVDYASSVVAVPKVGKKVASLINYLVKYHGLLLDTTEVSGHSLGAHVAGYTGKLVENGKLHAIIGMDPALPLFSYKKTKKRLSSNDANYVETIQTNGGMLGFLEPIGKTSFYPNGGKSQPGCGWDLTGACDHGRSTTYYAESVSRNDYPSVKCSDYTSAVKNACGSTYSSVNMGSQTNAYVASGEYYVPVLSFSPHGYGNA, from the exons ATGTTGGAGGAATTGGAGAAACAGGAAGAAATGGAGGGACACCTGTCAACTGTGCCTGTAACTTTTTACTTGTATACAAACCTAAATCCCTCCAAAGGACAAAAGATTAGCGAAAGCGCCTCATCGATTCGAAGTTCTAACTTTGATGCTAGCAATCCAACGAG ATTCGTGATCCATGGCTGGACACAGAGCTACACCTCCGGCATGAACAAGGATATTCGCGCTGCATGGCTGGCCCGTGGCAAATACAATGTGATCGTTGTCGATTGGGCGCGTGCTCGTTCCGTTGATTACGCTTCTTCCGTTGTGGCTGTACCCAAAGTGGGAAAGAAGGTTGCCAGCTTGATTAATTACTTGGTAAAATACCACGGTTTGCTTCTCGACACGACCGAAGTAAGTGGTCATAGTTTGGGTGCTCATGTTGCCGGTTATACTGGTAAATTagttgagaatggcaaacttcaCGCGATCATCGGTATGGATCCCGCTTTGCCGCTTTTCAGCTACAAAAAGACAAAGAAACGTCTGAGTTCCAATGACGCCAATTATGTTGAAACTATTCAAACCAATGGTGgaatgttgggttttttggagCCCATTGGTAAGACCTCTTTCTATCCAAATGGCGGTAAGAGTCAACCTGGTTGTGGCTGGGATTTAACTGGCGCATGTGATCATGGTCGCTCTACTACCTACTACGCTGAGTCAGTGTCTCGAAACGATTATCCCAGTGTGAAGTGCAGTGACTACACGTCAGCAGTGAAGAATGCATGTGGCAGTACCTACAGTAGTGTAAATATGGGCTCACAAACCAATGCTTATGTGGCTTCGGGCGAATACTATGTACCTGTACTGAGTTTTTCCCCTCATGGTTATGGCAACgcttaa